In one Longimicrobium sp. genomic region, the following are encoded:
- a CDS encoding alpha/beta hydrolase: protein MFRTILISAAAVLLTLGEAHAQVVNLWPGVAPGSENWTHQEKVYEDTPVGTVIQNVVTPTLTAFLPDSSNATGTAVIIAPGGAFIALTVSLEGADLARWLQQRGIAAFVLKYRTVEQKGEGIPQMDMDTAGRYGIADGIQALRVVRRHASEWGIAPDRVGMIGFSAGAMVTSGALLQADSAARPSFAAMIYGGPLGVIPAIPARLPPTFLAWAQDDRVSRGRVVRFHDALLAAGIQPEVHVFATGGHGFGTRKQGTSSDHWVDVFYFWLQAQGLTTRATAVSGS from the coding sequence ATGTTCAGGACGATCTTGATCAGCGCGGCGGCCGTTCTCCTCACGCTGGGTGAGGCGCACGCGCAGGTGGTGAACCTCTGGCCCGGCGTCGCGCCCGGCTCGGAAAACTGGACGCACCAGGAAAAGGTGTACGAGGATACGCCGGTCGGCACGGTGATCCAGAACGTGGTTACCCCCACCCTGACGGCGTTCCTTCCGGACTCCTCGAATGCGACGGGGACGGCGGTAATCATCGCGCCGGGCGGCGCGTTCATCGCGCTCACCGTCAGCCTGGAGGGTGCGGACCTGGCGCGCTGGCTCCAGCAGCGGGGGATCGCCGCGTTCGTGCTCAAGTACCGCACGGTGGAGCAGAAGGGCGAGGGCATTCCGCAGATGGACATGGACACCGCGGGGCGATACGGCATCGCGGATGGAATCCAGGCGCTGCGCGTGGTGCGGCGGCACGCGTCCGAGTGGGGAATCGCTCCCGACCGCGTGGGGATGATCGGCTTTTCCGCCGGGGCGATGGTCACCAGCGGGGCGCTGCTGCAGGCGGACAGCGCGGCGCGCCCCAGCTTCGCGGCGATGATCTACGGGGGTCCGCTGGGCGTGATCCCCGCGATCCCCGCCCGGCTGCCGCCCACCTTCCTCGCGTGGGCGCAGGACGACCGCGTGTCGCGAGGGCGCGTGGTCCGCTTTCACGATGCCCTTCTCGCCGCGGGCATTCAGCCCGAGGTGCACGTGTTCGCCACGGGCGGCCACGGCTTCGGCACGCGCAAGCAGGGGACGAGCAGCGACCACTGGGTAGACGTGTTCTACTTCTGGCTGCAAGCGCAGGGACTTACAACCCGCGCTACGGCAGTGAGCGGATCGTAG
- a CDS encoding DinB family protein: MISRPDASEHPPYFSRYVDLVPHGDVLLTLRAQLAGTLAWMRGMDEADGGYRYLPGKWSIRQVLGHVIDTERVMAYRALHFARGDAAPLPSMDQDQFVAGAESDARTLADLADELEHVRLATIALFRPLSAEALARRGIASGAECSVRALAWIIAGHELHHGAILRERYLPALSSGSGAGAQA; encoded by the coding sequence ATGATTTCGCGCCCCGATGCATCCGAGCATCCCCCTTATTTCAGCCGCTACGTGGACCTCGTCCCTCACGGCGACGTGCTACTCACACTCAGAGCCCAGCTGGCCGGCACGCTGGCTTGGATGCGAGGCATGGACGAGGCGGATGGCGGATATCGATATCTTCCCGGGAAGTGGAGCATCCGCCAGGTCCTGGGGCACGTGATAGACACGGAGCGGGTGATGGCGTATCGCGCGCTCCACTTCGCGCGGGGCGACGCGGCACCGCTGCCGTCGATGGACCAGGACCAGTTCGTCGCGGGCGCGGAGTCCGACGCCCGCACTCTCGCGGACCTGGCGGACGAGTTGGAGCACGTGCGCCTCGCCACGATCGCGCTGTTCCGCCCGCTGTCCGCCGAAGCGCTCGCCCGCCGCGGGATCGCCAGCGGCGCGGAATGCTCGGTGCGCGCACTGGCGTGGATCATCGCCGGGCACGAGCTTCACCACGGCGCCATCCTCCGCGAGCGCTACCTTCCCGCGCTCTCCAGCGGTTCCGGAGCGGGCGCACAGGCGTAA
- a CDS encoding PLP-dependent aminotransferase family protein: MPKKPGGVGLEVLELQRDGPPLNLQIYRSLRGAILARRLAPGVRLPSTRSLAADLAVSRNTVEEAFSRLRAEGFIERRTGDGTYVAIIDRVLQPEPSARAASPSATRRLAARAGVFNPSSFSADPSVPRAFSGGSAAVEAFPLDIWRGLVSRGMRRLGRRSLGYGDPAGYGPLREAIASYVATSRGVMCAQDQVIVLTSSQQALDVAIRVLTDPGDAVWLEEPGYPGARAAFTLNGARIVPVPVDGDGLQVSEGVRAAPDARLAYVTPSHQYPLGVTMSLERRLELLDWARGAGAWIIEDDYDGEFRFDGRSPAAIQGIDQDARVVYTGTFSKVLFPSIRLAYAVVPADLVAPFTIARGLLDGHTALLHQVALAEFFAEGHFGVHVRRLRGLYRERRDVLVDEVNRTLAGRMHLGPADGGMHVVGYLADTADDVLATARAAEQGVDVHPLARYYIGPPAARGLVLGYGALAPDAIRAGVQALARCL, from the coding sequence GTGCCGAAGAAGCCCGGCGGAGTGGGACTGGAGGTGCTGGAGCTTCAGCGGGACGGTCCGCCGCTCAACCTGCAGATCTACCGCTCCCTTCGTGGCGCAATCCTCGCCCGCCGCCTGGCGCCAGGGGTGCGACTCCCGTCCACGCGGTCGCTCGCCGCGGACCTGGCGGTGTCGCGAAACACGGTGGAAGAGGCGTTCTCGCGCCTCCGCGCCGAGGGGTTCATCGAGCGGCGCACGGGCGACGGCACCTACGTCGCCATCATCGACCGGGTGCTGCAGCCCGAACCGTCGGCACGGGCTGCGTCTCCCTCCGCGACACGGCGTCTCGCCGCCCGGGCCGGAGTCTTCAACCCGTCGTCGTTTTCGGCGGACCCTAGCGTGCCGCGCGCGTTCTCCGGCGGATCGGCCGCGGTGGAAGCCTTTCCGCTGGACATCTGGCGCGGACTCGTTTCCCGCGGGATGCGGCGGCTGGGGCGGCGCAGCCTTGGCTACGGCGATCCGGCGGGATACGGGCCGCTGCGCGAGGCGATCGCATCGTACGTGGCCACGTCGCGTGGCGTGATGTGCGCGCAGGACCAGGTGATCGTCCTCACCAGCTCGCAGCAGGCGCTGGACGTGGCCATCCGCGTGCTTACGGATCCCGGCGACGCAGTGTGGCTGGAAGAGCCGGGCTATCCCGGGGCGCGGGCCGCGTTCACCCTCAACGGCGCGCGCATCGTTCCGGTGCCGGTGGATGGCGACGGGCTGCAGGTGAGCGAGGGCGTGCGTGCCGCCCCCGACGCGCGGCTGGCCTACGTGACGCCCTCGCACCAGTATCCGCTGGGCGTAACGATGAGCCTGGAACGGCGGCTGGAGCTGCTGGACTGGGCACGGGGGGCCGGCGCCTGGATCATCGAGGACGACTACGACGGCGAGTTCCGCTTCGACGGACGCTCCCCGGCGGCAATCCAGGGGATCGATCAGGACGCGCGGGTGGTCTACACGGGCACCTTCAGCAAGGTGCTGTTTCCGTCCATCCGCCTGGCCTACGCCGTCGTTCCCGCGGACCTGGTGGCGCCCTTCACCATTGCTCGCGGGCTGCTGGATGGGCACACGGCGCTCCTTCACCAGGTGGCACTGGCGGAGTTCTTTGCCGAGGGGCACTTCGGCGTGCACGTCCGCCGGCTGCGCGGCCTGTACCGGGAGCGGCGGGACGTGCTGGTGGATGAGGTGAACCGCACGCTGGCGGGAAGGATGCACCTCGGTCCCGCCGATGGCGGGATGCATGTGGTGGGATACCTGGCGGATACGGCAGACGACGTCCTCGCGACCGCCCGTGCCGCGGAGCAAGGCGTGGACGTGCACCCGCTCGCCCGCTACTACATCGGCCCTCCCGCGGCGCGCGGCCTGGTGCTCGGCTACGGCGCGCTCGCCCCGGACGCCATCCGCGCCGGCGTGCAGGCGCTCGCCCGATGCCTGTGA